The window CTCCGGCGAGGGACGCCCGCCCCCGCCCACCGGGCTAGACTCGCCCCATGTTCGCCCCTCCCGGTGCCCCGTCCGTCACGGTGGCGTTTCTCGCGGGCCTGATCTCGTTTCTCAGCCCGTGCGTGCTGCCGCTCCTTCCCAGCTACCTGGGCGTGATCGGCGGGGCGCGGGCGCCCATCACGCGGGCACTGGGCTTCATCCTGGGCTTCGGGCTGGTCTTCATCGCGCTGGGGGCGACGGCGAGCAGCCTGGGGGCGTTGCTGGCGCCGCACAAGATTCTGCTGGGGCGGGTGGCGGCAGTCCTGATCGTCTTTTTCGGGCTGGTCATGCTGGGCGTGATTCGCCTGCCCGTGCTCATGCGCGACACGCGGGCGCTGGCGGGGGCAGGGGGATACGGCCCGGTCGCCCTGGGCGCCGCCTTCGCCTTCGGGTGGAGTCCCTGCCTGGGTCCGGCGCTGGGGAGCATTCTGGGCCTGGCGGCGAGCAGCGCGAGCCTGGGGACGGGCGTGGGGCTGCTCGCCGCCTACACGCTGGGGCTGGCCGTGCCCTTCCTGCTCGCCGCGCTGCTGTGGGACCGCCTGAACCTGCGGCGCCTGAACCGTTACGCGGGCGTGTTCGAGAAGGTGGGCGGCGCGGTCCTGGTGATCGTCGGCGTCCTGATGCTGACGGGGCAGTTCACGCGGCTGGCGACCTTTTTCTATGAGGTGATGCCCGCGTGGCTGAGGGTGTGAAGGGGCAGTGGGCAGTGGGGAGTGGGGCGTGGGAAAGGCCCGGGACCACTGACCACTCCCCACTCCCCACTCACCCCCACGCCCTCCAGCTCCGCGACATCTGGCTGAGACTCGGCCGCGAGGTCATCCTGCGGGGCGTGACGTTGGACGTGCCCACCGGGGAGGGCGTCACGTTGCTCGGCGAGAATGGGGCGGGCAAGACGACGTTGCTGCGGGTGCTCGCGTCGGGGCTGCGGCCCACCCGGGGCGAGGGGCGGGTGCTGGGCTTCGACCTGCGGGACGGGCGGGCGGTGCGCGACTGCATTCACCTCATGCCGGTGGACGCGGGGCTGTACCCGGACCTGACGGGGGCGGAGAATCTGACCTTCGCTCTTGAAATGCATGGGGCGCGGGGGGACGTGGGGGCGGCGCTGCGGCGGGTCGGGCTGGAACGGGCCGCGAACCGCCGGGTGCGCTTCCTGTCGGCGGGGATGCGCAAAAGGCTGGCCCTGGCGCGGGCGCACCTGCTCGCGCGGCCCGTCACGCTGGTGGACGAGCCCTTCGCCAACCTCGACGACGCGGGGCGGGCCTTGGCGCTGGAGTTGCTGGGCGACCTCTCGGCGCGGGGGGTGACGCTGGTGGTCGCCGCGCACGAGCCGCATCTCGCGCGGCAGGTGGCGCCCCGGGCACTGCGGTTAGTGGGCGGGAAGCTGGAGAAAGTGGATGGTTAGTGGTGAGTGGGCAGTGGTCCTGAGCTTTTCCCACTGCCCACTGTCCACTGCCCACTGCCAGCACCTGGAGCGTGCCCCATGAGGTCCGTTCTGACCCTCGCGGCCAAGGATTTGCGGGTCGCGGGGCGCACGCGGGACACGCTGCTGGCGACGGCTTTCTTCGCGGGGCTGGTGCTCCTCGTCCTGGGGCTGGCGCTGGGGGGGGACACCTCGGCGCGCACCCCGGAGGGGACGGCGGGCGTGGCGGCGGGGGCGGTGTGGACGGCGCTGGCGCTCGCGGCGGCGGTGGGGGCGCAGCGGGCCTTCGCGCAGGAGCAGGAGGCGGGGGCGCTGGAGCAGCTCACCCTGTACCCGGGGCCGCACGGGGCGCTGTACCTGGGCAAGCTGCTCGGCGTGCTGGGGCCGCTGCTGCTCGTGGCGGCGTTTACCCTCCCGGCGGGGCTGATCCTCTTCGGGGCGGCGGGGGCGGGTCGGGGCGTGCCGTGGCTGCCGCTGGCCCTCCTTACCCTGCTCGGGGTGGTGGGCTTCGCGGCGGGGACGACCTTTTACGGCTCGATCACGGTCAGCCTGCGGGCGCGGGAGGCGCTGCTCCCGGCGCTGGCCTTTCCCATCCTGGTGCCCGTGGTGATCGCCAGCGTGAAGGGCACGAGCCTGCTGCTGACGGGCGGCTGGTCGCCGGAGGTGACGACCTGGGCGATCTTCCTCGCCGCCTTCGACCTGGGGACGGTCATCCTGGCGACGCTGCTGTTCCCCTTCGCCGTGGAGGGGTAGCGGGCGCTACAGTGGCCCATGCCCCAGCAGAGGACAGGGTGAACCACCAGCACACCGCCGGGGAGCGGGGGCGGGCGCTGCTGGACCTCCTCGAGCGCGACCCCTCGGCCCGGCTGGGCCACCTGAACCTGAACGGCTGCCAGCTCACCGCCCTGCCGGAGAGCCTGCGCCGCTGCACGGGGGCGCGGGTCCTGAGCGTGTACGGCAACGGGTTGACGGCGGTGCCGGACTGGGTGTGGACCTTCATGAGCCTGACGACCCTGAACCTCTCGGCGAACCGGCTGACCGAACTCTCGCCGGGCCTGGGGAGATTGACACGGCTGGAGATGCTCGACCTCGGGCACAACGGGCTCGGCGCGCTTCCTGACGTGTTTGCCCATCTGCAAAACCTGAAGTTCCTGTACCTCAGCAACAACCGGCTGACGGACTTGCCCGCGTCGTTGCGTCACCTGAATTCGCTGGCCTACCTCAACGTGACGGACAATGCCCTCCCGGCCCTGCCCGAGTGGCTGGGTGAGTTGGGGAGTCTGTTGGAATTGCGCGTCTATAACAATGCCCTCACGGCCCTGCCCGCCTCGCTGGGGGAACTGGGCGGGCTGCGGGAACTCCACGCGACGAACAACCGTCTGGGCAGCCTGCCGCCCGAACTGGGAAGGTGCAGGCGGCTGAACCGGCTGACGCTACAGGGCAACGCCCTCACCGCGCTTCCCGGGGAGATCGGGGGGCTGGGGGCGCTCGCCGAGCTGGACCTGCGGTTCAACGAACTGTCGGAGTTGCCCCCCTCGCTGGCGGAGCTGGAGAACCTGCGTGTTCTGGACCTGCGGGCGAACCGGCTGACCACCCTGCCCGAAGGGCTCGCCTTCCTCCCCCACCTGGAGAAACTCGACCTGCGCTGGAACCGGCTCTCCGCCCTGCCCCCCGTGTTCCGGCGGCTGGAGGAGCGCGGGTGCCTCATCTATGCCTGAGCGTTCAGCCGAGCCGGAAAGCCCCCGCCCCAGACTCGTCCCTGAGCTGTACTGCTCCGATTTCGCCGCGTCTCTGCGGTTCTATACGGAGGTGGTCGGATTTCGTGTCGTCTACGCGCGTCCAGAGGAGCGTTTCGCCTATCTGGGGCTGGACGGAGCCGAACTGATGATCGAGCAGCCGACGGGGGAGGACCGCACCTGGCTCGCCGCCGAACTGTCCTACCCCTTCGGCCGGGGAGTGAACCTGTCCATCGAGGTGCGGGAGGTGGGGCGGCTCTACGCGCGTGTTCAGCAGTGCGGTGCCCGAATCCTCGTCCCCCTCGAAGACCGCTGGTATCGCCAGGACGAGGGGGAGGCCGGGAATTGCCAATTCGTCGTGCTGGATCCCGACGGGTACCTGCTGCGGCCTTTCCAGAACCTGGGCAGAAGAGAATGTCGGGTCCCAGGCCCCTGAGGGGACACCAGCCCCACGCTACCGCGCCCGCTGCCCGGGGACACTCGCACTTGCCTCCATGCCCTCCCAGACGAGATGCTGCGCGTGCGAAAAGTTTCCTGCGCGCACCTCTGTCACGGTGACGAGGCCGCGCGCGGGTCAGAATGGGGTTTGACATGAGACAAGACCGCGTGACGACGCTGCTGGGGGGCGCGACGCTGCTGGCCCTCGCGGCAGCGGTGGTGCTGGGCCTGCGCGCGCCGCTGGACATCAACCAGGGCTCGCTCGTGCGGCTGATGTTCGTGCACGTGCCGAGCGCGTGGCTGAGTTACCTGGCCTACGGCGGCACGGGCCTGTTCGGGCTGCTGTACCTCCTCACCCGGCAGCGCCGCTGGGACCGCCTGGCGCTGAGCAGCGCGGAGATCGGCGTGCTGTTCACGGTGACGACCATCGTGGGCGGGATGCTGTGGGCCAAACCGACCTGGGGCGTGTACTGGGTGTGGGACGCCCGGCTGACGACCACGGCGCTGAGCCTGGTGGTGTACGGGGGCTACCTGCTGATCCGCACGCTGATCGACGACCCGGAGCGCCGGGCACGGGTGGCGGCGGTCGTGGGGCTGGTGGGCACCCTGTACGTGCCGATCAACTACATGGCGGTCGAGTGGTGGCGCGGGGTGCACCAGACGCAAACCCTGAAGCTGCTGGGCAAGATTCGCTTCGACGCGGCGCCCGTCTACGGCTGGGTGCTTCTGACTGCCACGGTGGCCTTTACCCTGCTGTACTTCTACCTGCTGCGGGTGCGGGCGATCCTGGCCGCCCGCGAGGAGGCGCGCGAGGAGCGCGAGCTGATGGAAGACCTCTCGCCGCTGGAGGTGGCGCGTGGATAAGTACGCCGCTTACGTGATCGTGGTGTATGTGGTGACCTTCGTGCTGCTCGCCGCGTATCTGGCCTGGATGTGGATTCGGCTGCGTGCCGGGCGGGAGGAGCGCGAATGACGACCACTCCCCTGCCCCGGGCGAGACGGCGCAGACGGAGCCCTTGGCCGACCGTGCTGGGCGTGCTCGCCCTCGTGGGGCTGACCGCGACCGTCGCCTTCGGAAACCTGGGCAAGAGCCTGGAATACTTCGTGACGCCGACGGAGTACCTGCAGCAGCAGGCCGAGTACCAGGGCCGCCCGCTGCGGATCGGCGGACTGGTGAAGGCGGTGCAGTACAACCCGCAGACGCTGGACCTCAAGTTCAACGTGACGGACGGCGGCGCGACCTTCCCCGTGCAGTACCGCGGCGCGGTGAGCGACCTGTTCAAGGAGAATCAGGGCGTCGTGGTGCGCGGTGAGTTTCAGGGCAACACCTTCCACGCCACCGAACTCGTGGTCAAGCACTCGGAGGAATACCACGTGCCGAAGACGCAGGCCGAACTCAAGGACCTGCTGCAAAAGAGCGAGAGCGAGTGAGGACTCGCCGAGCATGTTAAACCTGATCTCCTTCCAATCGAGTGCGCTCGGCGCGCTGGGGCAACTCAGCCTGCTGGCGGCGCTGGCCTTTACCCTCGGGGGGACGTGGCTGGCCGCCGTCGGTGGCCTGAAGGCCGACACCCGGGCGACCGAGGCGGCGCGGCGGGCGATCTGGGCCGTCTTCGCCCTCGTGAGCCTCGGCACGCTGACCCTGATGGTGGCGCTGCTGCGCGACGACTTCACCGTGCGGTACGTGGCCGAACATTCCATGCGGGCCTCCCCCACCTGGGTGAAGGTGACGAGCCTGTGGGGGGCGCTGGAGGGCTCGATCCTGCTGTGGGCGTGGCTGCTCGCGGGCTTCGCGCTCGTGCTGAGCCTCACGCTGCGGCGGGACGCGCTGCGGCCCTGGGCGCTGGGGGCGATGTTCGTCAGCCTGCTCTTCTTCGTGGGCGTGTGCGCGAGCATCGCCAGCCCGTTCACGCCGCTGAGCCAGGTTCCCGCCGACGGGCTGGGTCCCAACCCCGCCCTCCAGAACCACTGGATGATGGCCGTCCACCCGGTCCTGCTGTACCTGGGCTTCGTGGGGCTGAGCGTGCCCTTCGCCTACGCGGTCGCCGCGCTCGTGACCGGGCGGTTGTCCGACCACTGGGTCGTGGTGACGCGGCGCTGGACGCTGGTGGCCTGGGCCTTTCTCACCGCCGCCATCGTCGCGGGCGGCTGGTGGAGTTACGAGACGCTGGGCTGGGGCGGCTACTGGGCGTGGGACCCGGTGGAGAACGCCTCCTTTATCCCCTGGCTGCTGACGACGGCCTTCCTGCACTCCATCCAGATTCAGGAGCGGCGCGGGCTGATGCGGGCGTGGAACGTGTGGCTGATCGTGCTGGCGTACGCGAGTACGGTGCTGGGTACCTTCCTGAACCGCTCGGGCATCGTGCAGAGCGTCCACGCCTTCGCGGGCGGGCCAGTCGGGCCGGTGTTCCTGGGTTTCCTGGCCTTCCTGCTCGTGGCGGGGATCGGCCTGGCCGCCTGGCGTGCCCCCCACCTGCGCGACGAGGCGGACCCGCCTGCCCCACTCAGCCGCGAGGGCGCCTTCCTGGCGGGGAACTGGCTCTTCCTCGTCTTCGCGGTGATGGTGCTCGTCGGCACCCTCTTCCCCACCCTCGTGGAGGCGGTGCAGGGGCGGCGGGACGCCTCGGTCGGTCCGGCCTTCTACAACGCCTTCGCCATTCCGCTGGGGCTGGGTCTGCTGCTCCTGATGGGCGTGGGGCCGCTGCTGCCGTGGCGGCGGGCGGACGGCCAGAGTTTCTGGCGAGCGCTGCGGCCCCTGTTGCTGGCGGGGCTGGGGGCGGGGCTGATCGCCTTCGCGTTCGGCGTGCGGAGCCTGGGTGTGCTGGGCACGGTGGCGCTGGGTGCGTACAACCTCGTCGGATTGGGGCTGCTGACCGTGCGGGCCGTGCGGGAGCGGTCGTCGGGAGGACGCGGTGGCGGGTTTGCCGCTCTCGTCCGCGAGCAGCCACGCCGCTATGGCGCCTACCTCGCCCACATAGGTCTGGTCGTCATTGCCCTCGGTATCGCCTTCTCGGGGACGTACCGGCAGGACGCGCAGACCACCCTCAATGTCGGGGCAGCGCCCGTGCGGCTGCTGAACGAGACGCTGGCCCTGCAAGGCACGCGGCAGGACACCAAACCTTATGGCCGTTCCGCCGTGGCGCGCGTGTTGATCGACGGGCGGCCCTTCGAGGCCCGGATGAACACCTACGTGCAGGGGGGCGAGACCGCCTTCCCCGCGCCCGCCGTCCGCTACGGGCTGCTGGGCGACACCTACCTCGTCGTGACGGCCTTCGACGAGCAGGGCAAATGGGCGAGCGTGCGGCTGATCGAGAGCCCGCTGGTGTCGTGGATCTGGTGGGGCACCCTGATCGTGGTGCTGGGCGCGGGCCTGACGCTCGTGACCCCGCGCCGCGCGACGGTCCGCGCCCCCGCCCTGCGCTCGGCCCCCGCGACCGACTGAGTGAGAGTTGCTATGACTGAAATTCCCTCTCCTTCCAACTCCTCGGTGCCTGCCCCCCTGTGGCGGCGCCTGCTGCCCCCCCTCCTCGCCGCCGCGCTCGTCGCCGTGCTGGGCGTGGCGCTCCTCAGCCCTTCCCGCAATGCCACCGATGGCGGCCCGCTCGTCGGCAAGCCCGCTCCCCAATTCACGCTGACCAGCCTGGACGGGACGAAGGTGAGCCTCGCCTCCCTCAAAGGCCGCCCCGTCGTCCTCAACTTCTGGGCCTCGTGGTGCGGGCCGTGCCGGGAGGAGGCGCCCCTCTTCCGCGAACTCAGCACCCGGCAGGGCGGGGGGCAGGGCCTCGCCGTCGTCGGCATCCTCTTTCAGGAGACGAAGGAGCAGAACGCCCGCGACTTTATCCGGGAGTACGCCCTCGCCTACCCGTCGCTGCGGGACCCCGGCATCCAGACCGGGATCAACTACGGTGTGCAGGGCATTCCCGAGACCTTTTTCATCGATCAGTCCGGTGTGGTTCAGCACGTGGACCGGGGCGGCCTGACCCGCGAGCGGCTGAACGCCGGGCTGGCGAAGATCGGGGTGGCGGGATTGTGAGGCGCCTTCTGCCCTCTGCCCTCGGCCTTCTGCTCTCGGCCTCCCTCGCCCTGACCCCGGCGCAGGAGACGCGGGCGCAGCACCTGGGGAGCAACCTGCGCTGCCCGATCTGCACGGGCGTGCCCATCACCGAGAGCCCCAACGACATCAGCCGCGAGATGCTGCGCGAGGTGCGCGAGCAGGTGGCGGCGGGGCGCAGCGACCGGGACATCTACGCCTACTTCGCCGCGCGGTACGGGAACTTCGTGCTGCTGGACCCGCCCAAGGAGGGGGCAGGCGTGCTGCTGTGGGGCGCCCCGCTGGCGGCGCTGGCGGCGGGGGGTGCCGTGCTGTGGGGGTTCCTGCACCGCAAACGCTCAGCCCAGGAAGAGGCGGCTCCGCCGACCGCTGACGAGCCCTTCGACCCCTATTTGGCTGAGGTGCAGCGCCGGACCAGGCGGGCCGGTTCCGGGGAAGGCGGCGGCGCATGATCCTCAGCCTGACCCTGCTCGCCCTGATCCTGCTCGTGGCGCTATGGCTGGTGCTGGAACCGCTGCGTCGGGGGGCACCGGCCGACCCCGACGCAGCGGAGCGCGAGCGGCTGACCGGGGAGCGCGACCGCCTCTACGCCGAACTCGCGGCGCTGGAGGACGAGAGCCGCCGCCCGGACCTGGAACGCCGCGCGGCCCTGACCCTGCGGGCATTGGATGCGCTGCCGCCCGCTCCTCCCCCCGCCACACGGAGCGGACAGACCCGCACGCTGGCCCTGGCCGGGCTGGGGGCCGCCGCCCTGCTCACGGTCGCCGGGGCGCTGACCTTCGTGCCGCGCTGGCAGCTCGCCTCGCTCAACGCGCAGGAGGCGCAGAACGTCCAGGCCACGCTGGCCCTGCCGCAGTTGAGGCGGCGGGCCGAGGTGAGTAGCGACAAGGCCGCGTACATGGCCTGGGGCAAGGCGGCCTTCGACAGCGGGCACTACGACCAGGCGCTGACGGCCTACGGCAACGCCCTGAAGCTCGACCCCCGGCAGCCCGAGGCGCTGCGGCGGCTGGGCATCCTGCTCCTGACGAGGGGCGAGCAGACGGGGCAGCAGGTCAAGCCCGAGGACGCGCAGCAAGCCTTCCTGTTGATCCGCACGGCGGCGCAGCTTGCTCCGAAGGAACCCGAATCGCAGCTCCTGCTGGGCTTCGCGCTCGCCCGCTTCGGGCAGGACGCCGACGCGCTGACGGCGCTGGAACGCTACCGGACGCTGGACCCCAGGGGGCGGGACGCCGACGACCTCATCACCGCCATCCGTGCCCGCCAGAACGACGAGGACCCCGGCCTGCGGGTGTACGCGGCGAACTGCGCGAGCTGCCACGGGCCGAACGGGGCGGGCGGCGCCTTTGGCCCCAGCCTGCGGGCCTCCACCCTGACCCGCGAGGCGCTGCGGTCGGTGATCGTGAACGGCAAGGGCGCGATGCCCGCCTACCCCAACCTGAATACGGGAGACCTGAACGCCCTGCTGGACGTGCTGGAACGCTGGCAGAAGGAAGGCTCTTGAGGCTCACCCGCCGCGACCTGCTGGAACGCTGGTGGGTACTGCCGGTCGCGGGGACGCTGGGCGCCTTCGGCTACATGGGCTGGTACGCCTCGCGCGTGACCTTCGGCAAGGAGCGGGTGGGCGCGCCGAACTTCCAGCCGGGGGAGGCGCAGCGGGTGGCGTCCCGTTCCGCCCTGGCGAATGAGTGGGCGGAGGTCGAGTTCACCTACGCAGGGCGGCCCTGCGTCCTGCTGCGTGTCCCCGAGCCCGTACCCGGCGGCCTGAGCGTGGGCGACGAACACTACGCCGCCTATTCCCGGGTCTGCACCCACCTGGGCTGTTCGGTGAATCTCGTGCGCGACCAGGAAGTCCTCGCCTTCGCCTACAACTACCGCCCGCCGCAGGAGGACCGCCACCCGCAACTCGGCTGCCCCTGCCACTTCAGCGTGTTCGACCCCCTGCAAGCGGGCGAGGCGGTGTTCGGCAAGGCGAACGGGCCGCTGCCCCGGGTGCGGTTGGAGGCGCGGGGCGGCGACCTGTACGCGACGGGGATCGAGCCCGCGCCGGAACTGGGCGGATGATGGACAGTCTCACCTTCACTCGCGGTGACCTTGCCACTGCCTCGGGCATCCTCACGGCGACGGCCTCCCGCCTGGCCGAACGCGGTGAACCGCTCTGGCCCGTGCCCAGCCTGACCCCCGAGCGACTCACCCGGCATTACCCGCCGGAGAGCTGGCGGGTGGCGTGGCGCGGCGGGGAGGCCGTCGGAACGTTCGCGCTGGTGGACCGTGACCCCCTCTTCTGGCCCGAGGACCCACCCGGAGAGGCACGCTACCTGCACAAGCTGGGCGTTCACCCGGATGCGCAGGGGCAGGGACTCGCGCATATGCTGCTCGCCGAGGCGGTGCGGGAGACGCGGGGGGCCGGGTGTGCCTTTCTGCGGCTGGACACCGCCGCCACGCGGCCCAAGCTCCGGGCGCTGTACGAGGGGGCAGGCTTCCGGGCGGTGGACGAGCGGGAAGTGAAGGGCTTTCACGTCGTCCGCTACGAATTGCCGCTGCGGTGAGTCAAGGCGACACCTGTTCCCGTCCAGCCCACCATCATGGCCCAGCCGGAAGGTCCGCATGGGCGAGGGTTCTCCCCGGCTGCGTGAAGGGCTCTCCCCCCGCCCCTGGGACACGTGGCGCCGGAGGACCGGTCCTTTTCTGCCGGGCAGGTTGAGCGTCTACACCACCCGTCCCTTATGCTGGGCGGCGTGCTGACGAACGCCCGTTTGTGGAGGAGAGACCGGTGATCACCTCCCCCCTGCGCCCCCGCAGCGTCCTGTTCGCGCCGGGCAACCGCGCGGACCTGATCGCCAAGCTTCCCCGCTCTGAACCCGACGCCGCCGTTCTCGACCTGGAGGACGCGGTGCCGGGGACCGGGGAGGCGAAGGCTGCCGCCCGCCCGGTCGCCCGCGACGCGGCCCGTGACCTGATCGCCGCCGCGCCCCACCTCGCCGTGTTCGTGCGGGTGAACGCGGTCCACTCGCCCTTTTTCGAGGAGGACCTGGCTGTGCTGACGCCGGAGCTCGCGGGCGTCGTGGTCCCCAAGCTGGAATCGGCGGCGGACGTGCGGCGGGTGAAGGAGGCGCTCTCAGCGCGGGGCCTGGACCTCCCCCTCCTCGCCGGGCTGGAGACGGGGGCGGGGGTCTGGAACGCGCGGGAAATTATGGCGGAAGAGGCTGTGGCCTGGGCCTACTTCGGGGCGGAGGACTACACCACCGACCTGGGAGGCACCCGCACGCCCGGCAACCTGGAGGTGCTGTACGCCCGCTCCCACGTCGCACTCGCTGCCCGGCTGACCGGGGTTCACGCGCTCGACATTGTGGTGACGAGATTGAACGACGAGGCCGCCTTCCGGGAGGACGCCACGCAGGGCCGGGCGCTGGGGTACGGCGGCAAACTCTGCATCCACCCGGCGCAGGTGCCCCTCGCGCACGAGTATTTCGGTCCCACCGAGGCGGAGGCGGAACGCGCCCGCCGCCTACTCGCTGCCGCCCACGCCGCCGCGCGGGAGGGCCGGGGCGCCTTCTCCTTCGAGGGTCAGATGGTGGACGAACCCATGCTCGCCAAGGCCCGCGCCATCCTGCACGCCAGGGGGGAACACGTATGAGGCGAATTCCGCTCCACTCCGGACTTTCCAGGAAAGCACTGGAAAGTCCTGCACTTCGCAGAACTCGCCTTCTCTCCTTCTCCCTTCGGTCGGGAGTGCTCAGGCCCTCTAGCCTGAGCACTCCGGAGGGTTTATGAACGACGACCTGACCCGCCCCCAGGGCCGCTACTTCGAGGAGCTGACGCCCGGCACGGTGATTCGCCACCGCATCACCCGCACTGTCACCGAGGCGGACAACGTCTTTTTCACCACGCTGACGATGAACCCGCAGCCGCTGCACCTCGACCGCGAGTACGCCGCCGCGACCGAGTTCGGGCAGCCCCTCGTGAACAGCCTGCTCACGCTGAGCCTGCTCGTGGGCCTGAGCGTCCACGAGCTGACGCTGGGCACCCTGGTCGCCAATCTGGGCCTGACGGACGTGGTGTTCCCCAAACCCGTCTTCCACGGTGACACCATCCGCGCCGAGTCGGAGGTGCTGGAGGCCCGGGGGAGCCGCAGCCGCCCGGACGCCGGGATCGTGACCGTCGAGCACCGGGCGATCAACCAGCGGGGCGAGATCGTGGCCCGGTGCAAGCGGACGGCGCTGATGCAGCGCAGGCCGGAGG is drawn from Deinococcus aerius and contains these coding sequences:
- a CDS encoding HpcH/HpaI aldolase/citrate lyase family protein, with product MITSPLRPRSVLFAPGNRADLIAKLPRSEPDAAVLDLEDAVPGTGEAKAAARPVARDAARDLIAAAPHLAVFVRVNAVHSPFFEEDLAVLTPELAGVVVPKLESAADVRRVKEALSARGLDLPLLAGLETGAGVWNAREIMAEEAVAWAYFGAEDYTTDLGGTRTPGNLEVLYARSHVALAARLTGVHALDIVVTRLNDEAAFREDATQGRALGYGGKLCIHPAQVPLAHEYFGPTEAEAERARRLLAAAHAAAREGRGAFSFEGQMVDEPMLAKARAILHARGEHV
- a CDS encoding MaoC family dehydratase; the protein is MNDDLTRPQGRYFEELTPGTVIRHRITRTVTEADNVFFTTLTMNPQPLHLDREYAAATEFGQPLVNSLLTLSLLVGLSVHELTLGTLVANLGLTDVVFPKPVFHGDTIRAESEVLEARGSRSRPDAGIVTVEHRAINQRGEIVARCKRTALMQRRPEVSPPPQG